One Oncorhynchus keta strain PuntledgeMale-10-30-2019 chromosome 23, Oket_V2, whole genome shotgun sequence DNA segment encodes these proteins:
- the LOC118402330 gene encoding regulator of G-protein signaling 21-like, translating to MLILVTSPSRELHPLNIDMEDNRKQQTKGCNLRSRLQRRSSHAPNTERLSTEEMILWSQSLERLLTSKYGMATFQAFLKSEFSDENIEFWLICEDYKKIKSSFRLSSRAKKIYKTYIEAEAPKEINIDHKTRDLIGQNVKTPSTVCFDEAQRIVYSLMEKDSYPRFLRSNIYRTLLDSASD from the exons ATGCTTATCTTAGTCACATCACCATCAAGGGAACTGCATCCACTCAACATTGACATGGAGGACAACAGAAAACAGCAGACAAA GGGATGCAACTTGAGGTCCCGACTACAACGCAGATCTTCCCATGCCCCTAACACTGAACG ACTTAGTACTGAGGAAATGATCCTGTGGTCCCAGTCTTTGGAGAGACTTCTCACATCAAAAT ATGGCATGGCAACATTTCAGGCCTTTCTGAAATCAGAGTTCAGCGATGAGAACATTGAATTCTGGCTGATCTGTGAAGACTACAAGAAGATTAAGTCCTCCTTCAGGCTGTCCTCCAGGGCCAAGAAGATCTACAAGACATACATTGAAGCTGAGGCTCCAAAAGAG ATCAACATTGACCACAAGACCAGAGATCTCATCGGGCAGAATGTGAAGACGCCCTCCACAGTTTGCTTCGACGAGGCCCAGAGGATTGTGTACAGCCTGATGGAGAAAGACTCCTACCCCAGGTTCCTCAGATCCAACATCTACAGGACCTTATTGGACTCCGCATCAGACTGA